Proteins encoded within one genomic window of Papio anubis isolate 15944 chromosome X, Panubis1.0, whole genome shotgun sequence:
- the IDH3G gene encoding isocitrate dehydrogenase [NAD] subunit gamma, mitochondrial → MALKVATVAGGAAKAVLRPALLCRPWEVLGAHEVPSRSISSQQTIPPSAKYGGRHTVTMIPGDGIGPELMLHVKSVFRHACVPVDFEEVHVSSNADEEDIRNAIMAIRRNRVALKGNIETNHNLPPSHKSRNNILRTSLDLYANVIHCKSLPGVVTRHKDIDILIVRENTEGEYSSLEHESVAGVVESLKIITKAKSLRIAEYAFKLAQESGRKKVTAVHKANIMKLGDGLFLQCCREVAARYPQITFENMIVDNTTMQLVSRPQQFDVMVMPNLYGNIVNNVCAGLVGGPGLVAGANYGHVYAVFETATRNTGKSIANKNIANPTATLLASCMMLDHLKLHSYATSIRKAVLASMDNENMHTPDIGGQGTTSEAIQDIIRHIRVINGRAVEA, encoded by the exons ATGGCGCTGAAGGTAGCGACGGTCGCCGGCGGTGCTGCGAAAGCAGTGCTCAGGCCAGCCCTTCTCTGCCGTCCCTGGGAG GTTCTAGGCGCCCACGAGGTCCCCTCAAGGAGCATCTCTTCA CAACAAACAATT cctcCGTCGGCTAAGTATGGCGGGCGGCACACAGTGACCATGATCCCAGGGGATGGCATTGGGCCGGAGCTCATGCTGCATGTCAAGTCCGTCTTCAG GCACGCATGTGTACCAGTGGACTTTGAAGAGGTGCACGTGAGTTCCAACGCTGATGAAGAGGACATTCGCAATGCCATCATGGCCATCCGCCGGAACCGTGTGGCCCTGAAGG GCAACATTGAAACCAACCATAACCTGCCACCGTCACACAAATCTCGAAACAACATCCTTCG CACCAGCCTGGACCTCTATGCCAATGTCATTCACTGTAAGAGcctgccaggcgtggtgaccCGGCACAAGGACATAGACATCCTCATTGTCCGGGAGAACACAGAGGGCGAGTATAGCAGCCTGGAGCATGAG AGCGTGGCAGGAGTGGTGGAGAGCCTGAAGATCATCACCAAGGCCAAGTCCCTGCGCATTGCCGAGTATGCCTTCAAGCTGGCGCAGGAGAGCGGGCGCAAGAAAGTGACGGCTGTGCACAAGGCCAACATCAT GAAACTGGGCGATGGGCTTTTCCTCCAGTGCTGCAGGGAGGTGGCAGCCCGCTACCCCCAGATCACCTTCGAGAACATGATTGTGGACAACACCACCATGCAG CTGGTGTCCCGACCCCAGCAGTTTGATGTCATGGTAATGCCCAATCTCTATGGCAACATTGTCAACAACGTCTGCGCAGGACTGGTTGGGGGCCCAGGCCTTGTGGCTGGGGCCAACTATGGCCATGTGTATGCAGTGTTTGAAACG GCTACGAGGAACACCGGCAAGAGTATCGCCAATAAGAACATCGCCAACCCCACGGCCACCTTGCTGGCCAGCTGCATGATGCTGGACCACCTCAA GCTGCACTCCTATGCCACTTCCATCCGTAAGGCTGTCCTGGCGTCCATGGACAATGAGAAT ATGCACACTCCAGACATCGGGGGCCAGGGCACAACATCTGAAGCCATCCAGGACATTATCCGCCACATCCGCGTCATCAACGGCCGGGCCGTGGAGGCCTAG